A window from Cryptomeria japonica chromosome 1, Sugi_1.0, whole genome shotgun sequence encodes these proteins:
- the LOC131053790 gene encoding probable LRR receptor-like serine/threonine-protein kinase At5g48740 gives MVPNNVRTRSFSIEELRTVTQNFSQEIGKGGFGTVFYGKLLDGKEIAVKALSSSSKQGVLEFLNEIDLLSRVSHKNLVWLLGYCNSSKELMLVYEYVGGGSLRDHLHGSLANSSALDWKARIRVALDAAEGLEYMHSRSRPKIIHRDVKRSNILLDLNMKAKIADFGLSKILQDDWISHVTTTIKGTMGYLDPE, from the exons ATGGTACCGAACAATGTCAGAACTCGTTCATTTAGCATAGAAGAGCTGAGGACAGTGACACAGAATTTCAGCCAAGAGATCGGAAAAGGAGGTTTTGGAACTGTCTTCTATGGCAAGTTACTGGATGGAAAAGAAATTGCTGTAAAAGCGCTATCCTCTTCATCGAAGCAAGGAGTATTAGAGTTCTTAAATGAG ATTGATCTTCTCTCAAGAGTGAGTCACAAGAACTTGGTGTGGTTGCTTGGCTACTGCAACTCCTCCAAGGAGCTTATGCTTGTTTACGAATATGTGGGTGGAGGATCACTTAGGGATCACCTTCATG GTTCTTTGGCAAACTCCTCTGCCCTAGACTGGAAAGCTAGGATTCGAGTAGCTCTAGATGCAGCAGAAG GTTTGGAATATATGCATTCGAGGTCCAGACCGAAAATCATTCACAGAGATGTGAAGAGATCAAACATTCTCCTAGACTTGAATATGAAGGCAAAAATCGCAGATTTTGGGCTTTCAAAAATTCTTCAAGATGATTGGATCTCTCACGTGACTACCACAATTAAAGGAACCATGGGATACCTGGATCCAGAGTAG